CTCTATTGGCCACCCACACAACCACCCGGGGAATAATACCCTTGAACCAGATTCCGACATACTGATTCTGGGAGttattaaaattgaagaacCCCAGTTCATAAAAACCATTAGAGGAGCTGAGAGTTTGTCCTATTGGCAAAGGACTTTCTTTCGTTATCCCTGCAGAGCTAGAACTTATAAAGAAGCTAGATAAGAGCAAATAAGCAAAGAACACGATCCACTTCTTCcccatatttgttatttctctCCAAAAACTATCTTTTTTAGATTAGCTTTACATAAAGcgagaaagcaagaaaaaaaaaaaaaaaaactctctttgcacattttttgttttgtcaactCAGGGACTGACTTGTGAGAATAATACAGAACAAAAATCATGCGTTATTTAATAATCTTTACTAATGTTCCAAAAATCATGCGTTATTTGATAATAGAGAACAAAAGTGTCAAAGCACGAATAAGTCCTTACCCAATCAGATACGCAACGTTGTCATTGTTCAATGCtatcaagaacaaaaagaagaagactttggTTATCAAAGACTTTAGAATAAGTTACTgcaaattttcttctattccATTCAAAGACAATCATTTACTTAAATACACAAAAAAGGTGTTCAGAAAGTAACTGCTCACTAAACAAATAACAACGTGAATGAGTGGGAGACAATTCCAAGTCCTTATTAGCTCTGCATCAATAATAGAAACAATGCATACATGATAGATTGGCACGAAGAAGTCCTTACCCAATCAGATACGCAACGTTGTCATTGTTCAAGTCCTTATTAGTTCTGCATCAATCGAAAGAATCCAATCCTTGCTTCACCATTACAACACAATAACTTTCTTGAAATGCAGGCTATGTTTTATCTCGTTTAGACATTTCCTCGAACACTTGCAGTGCATAAAAAAAACCTCCGAGCCTCGCTAATGTCGTTAGACCCGTAATGACCCTAATCGACTGATTCCCAACTCCAACCATATGGGCTTAACTGTTTCTGTCCAAAAGAACCGAAGAATTCAACAGTCAACATTGGTGTGCCACTAGGCCCGAGAATAATCTCCCGGGAAGTCTTAAAATGAAGTAGAGTCAACGATTTGTTTTTGAGCAAAGTATTTTGTCAATTTAGTGGGAAGTGGAATCATGTAATCATGCCTAATAAAATATACCTTAGTCAATTTTACCAAACAGTTTCCACATAGATAAAAAGTTTCTGAATAATAAAGGAAGGGATGTAATTTTACAACCATTAGAAATTTTGATCCTTATAGAGAATAATTCCAATTCTACAGTTTCAACGTCCTTGGATCACAGACTCTGTCATCTCATTGACAGTGATCATCGAATCATTTGACGGTGATTCGTCTTTTCTAGTGTGCACTACAAATGTGGGTTTTTTGGGCAGAGGAAGATCTGATGTTGTGGTAAGCATAGACAGCAACTCAAGTGTGTTTGGTCTGTCTGCAGGCTCGTGTTGAACACAGAGCAAACCAATCTGTACACACCTTCCAACTTCAGATGGGTGACTAGAATCAGCAAGAGCTTGGTCCAAAAAATTAACTTCTCGGGTTTCACACCAACATTCCCATGCCTGTTTTTCAGTTTCCACTCTTAAGAATATCAAAGCAACAAACCTTTTGCAACCTCTGCAAATGCATGAAAACATAAAGTCTTACTAACATATGCAAGAAGTGCTTTTCCCTCCTCGCCATAGCTGAAACTTGAGATCTTCTTTCCGCTGATGATTTCTAACAACAGAACTCCGAAACTGTAGATATCGGATTTCTCAGAGAATACGCCAGTCCATGCATACTCAGGAGACATATATCCTCTGTTCAAAGATCAAATAGTTTCACCCAATTTAATATATGACTACCAATCTAGTTTAATATGTTATCAAGGGATGGTTCTTACAGAGTTCCGACAACCCTGCGAGTTTTTTCCTGATATTGGGTTCCCTGAAACATCCGAGCCAAACCAAAATCTGATATTTTCGGGTTCATTTTCTCATCCAGAAGAATGTTGCTGACCTTCAGGTCTCGGTGAATTACTCTGAGGCGTGAGTCACGGTGGAGATAGAGAAGTCCACGTGCAATACCTTCAATGATCTCAAATCTCTTTGGCCAATCAAGTTCGAGCTTTTTTCTTGCATCTAAGTATACAAGCTATCAGATAAGAAATTCCAGATATAAAGGGGAAAACTACACGAAAGGGGTAAGAAGTGACCCACCAAAGACAAAAGTATCCaggcttttgtttttcaagaaCCCATAAATCAATAGCTTCTCTGTTCCTTCGACGCAGCATCCCAAAACCCGGACTAAGTTTCTGTGTTGGAGTTTTGATATCAGTACTATTTCATTCATGAACTCCTGTTTGCCCTGCCCAGAGCTGCTAGAAAGACGTTTTACCGCAATTTCTCTTCCATCTTGCAGTTTTCCCTGAAACAAGTTGCAAATGTCATGTCAAGAAAtgacagaaaagaaaaagagcaaaGAGGATAAAACGTTTCTCGCCTTGTAAACAGAACCAAATCCACCAGGACCGAGTTTGTTTGATAGACTGAAATTATTGGTGGCAGTTTGTATGGCATTCATCTCAAAAAATTCTAAACCTGGGACGTCTTGTGATTGCAGAAAATTCCTCCATGCATCGTTTGATATATGAGCTAAAATATGGGTTAGAATATGTGTGTCAGTGCCAAGTGAGTATATTCAGAGTTTTTAAAACAGGCCGAAACCAATGTaccagaaaaataatatacaagTCAGTCAATTTAGTAGTGGAAAAAACACCTTTTTATTTAACGATATCTTATAACAAATGTAACAGAGCAATTTTATTGACAACCAAATGATTAGATGAACAGTGAGAGATTGTTCGATAGTAAAGTCATCAATGTGTTACCATTATGTTCCACTCTGCATCTCCAGAAACCAAATGCAGCAAATCCAAAGATCACGAATAGGGTCAGGCTCACTGTACTAGCAACAATGGTCATCTTGCGCTTATTTACATCTGAGGAATTTAGGATAAGAATTGAACAATAAGTCATGCTTCTATCGAAAACATCAATATCAAAGAAGTGGAAGATATAATTACAAAAGATACAAAAGGTCCTTGAATTATATTGTAAGTCATACCTAGCTCAGAACGTGCAAGACGAATGGAAAGAAGTTCTCCTGCTGCAGAAAATTGCCTTGTGTCCATTAGATCCTTGCTCCACATTAAGCACCCTATTCCAGGAATATAAGAAAACGCCAAGCAAGAACAATTGTGGAGGCAATTTTGGTGGCATTCTTCAGCATTCTGAGAATTTGCATACTCGTAAAAGTCTGGAGGCTTTATGTTGGGAACAGTATAGAAGACATTTGCATCTTTGCCACTGGAGTTTCCTTGACAATGTAGTTCGGTACGCCTCACACAACCACTAGTCCAGTTTCCTTTCTTCCACTCCTTAGCGAATTTAGGAACAAAACCTTTGAAGCATTTACATTTTGGAGGAATTGATACAACACAAAGCCCAAAAGGTCCACATACGCCATATATATCACATGAATTGGCTGGACCCTCGTAGGTTGATTCCCAGTCCATTCCATTATGCACTAAGACCTTCATTGTTCCCTCTGATGTTAAAATCATGCGTGAAGGTTTGCCTCTTTCAACAAATGAAAAGTATCCTGACCCATTTACATCCTGTGTTAAGATGAATGGACTTGTGTATGATTCATCCATTTGTGGTGATCCAGTGAACCTTGTTTTAGCCCATGGACCGGTTCTATAATAACGTGTCGAGCCTCTCATAATAATCCCCTGTGATGGCACTTGCGGTGTAATCAGAGCCACAAATTCGCCAGGCGATGGATCGGTGTAACTTTTCCAAGCAGTCAATCCTCGCTTCTCACCAGCGACGAGATTATACATCATAATTGACGTAGGGAGCAGAGTATTACCAAGATGCTCAAAGCTTTGCCATAGAGTCCTTCCCGAAACTTTGTCTATGAAAACAAGATTTCCATGGTCTGTAAGCTCTGCACGAGACCCATTAGATGCAAAAATATCTCCGGTAGACCACACAACGCCATGTTTGCCATTAGATAACAGAAGACTACCATTGCTGCTGATACCGAGATTTGCCGCAGAGTCTGTAACAGGCTTTTCTCTATTAGCCACCCACACAACCACCTGGGGAATGATACTCTTGAACCAAATTCCGAGATACTGATTTTGGGAGTTATTAAGACTGAAGAATCCCAATTCATAAACACCATTAGAGGAGCTGAGAGTTTGTCCAATTGAAAAGGGACTCTCTTTGGTTATCCCTGCAAAGCTAAAACTCATAAAGATGGTAAAAAAGGGCAAATAAGCAAAGAACACTATCCTCTTCTTCCCCATCTGGTTTTTTTCCTCTCCAAAAACTATCTTCTTCAgattattttaagaagcaaacaGAGTAAgaaagccaaaacaaaaacacagagGGACTTAGTGAGAACTATTTTCAAGCACCTATAAACAATGTTGACCAGATCAACCACACTTATCTTTATACAGGATCAAGTTAAACCCTATTTAAtgaatacaaacaaaattttatcaaaatagtTACATAActtcaacaaacaaagtcCAACTATTTTACCCATTCAAATACGCAACATTGTCATTTCCATGTCCGTTTAGCTTCTTGCGCTGAGAACCAGTGAAAGATAGCCACCGATACTCTGCAACCATATCGAAAGACGAGAACTTTCACAAGTCTGAATCCATTGATTGACCGCAGATTAAAAATCCCGTGATGTTCCCATGTTCTTGTCGCCAGCTCTTAGTTTCCAGAATCTGCAAATGATAAACATCAACACTCGTCTTTAAATGTTACTTGATTCATTGGAACAGCTGTCTTGAATTGGAGACTACATTAATTCTCGTTCAGGCATTTTACCGAACATTTGAAATGCATAATCAAAACTTTCAGAGCTCCACTAGTGCCCAATTCCATCTCCAAGACTCCAACCATCTGGGCGACTGGGCGTGACTGTTTTCTCCAAAATAGCCGAAGAATTCTACAGTCAATATTGGTGTGCCAGTTTCGccggagagaagaagacgacttCAACAGTCAATTCTACAACACTAGAATTTCGAACACAAGCTTTTCTCCAAATCCAAACTCGAAATCTGAACCGGAccacaaaaaaatacaaaccgAACCAAACACATTCCGAATCGGGTCGTATTTTCGAATATTAAAAGGTCCAAAATACGAATGGCCAATATAAGCCCATAAGGCCCAGTAAAATATTattcccccccccccccacccAACTCAACTCTTAACgattatgtttttgaatttgaaaacaagCGTAAGCACGAGagttgagagagagatagagagatttgGAGATCGAGAATTCAGGTGCGATTCTATGTCAAATCTCTATTTTCAAGGACATGCTTGATCAGGTTctactcttctccttcttcttcttcactggtATGGTTTCTAGGACATGCTTGATCAGGTTctactcttctccttcttcttcttcactggtATGGTTTCTCGTCTTTAGCTTAATTTGAGCTGTGATCGAATGACACTGATCAATCGGGAAATCGAAGTAAAACACAAGAGATGCTTACGAAACAGGAACTGGATAATCTTTGGTTAACCAAATTGGAAGTTTAGGAAATGACcaactcttctctcttctctttgaacAAGCCTTTTTGCATAATTTTGGATGTGATCttctcttttaagttttaacataATGAAATAATCTACGTTGAAGTTAGCAACATTAGAAAATTTGATCCTTTGGAGAATAATTCCAATTCTAAAATTTTCCATCACACATTGATGTTCAACGTCCTAGGATCACAGACTCTGTCATCTCATTGACAGTGATCATCAAATCATTAGACGGTGGTTCGTCATTTCTTGTGTGCACTGCAAATGTGGGTTGTTTTGGCAGAGGAAGATCTGATGTTGTGGTAAGCATAGACAACAACTCAAGTGTGTTTGGTCTGTCTGCAGGTTGATGTTGAACACAGAGCAAACCAATCTGGACACACCTTCCAACTTCGGCTGGATGAGAAGAATCATCAAGAGCTTGGTCCAAGAGATTAACTCCTCGGGTTTCACACCAACATTCCCATACCTGCATTGGTTTCAGATCTTAACAATACAAGAGCAACAAACCTTTTACAAAATCGGAAAGTGCAAGAAAACATAAAGGCTGACTTACATATGCAAGAAGTGCTTTTCCTTCCTCACCATAGCTGAACCTTGAAATCTTCTCTCCGCTGATGATTTCTAACAGAAGAACTCCGAAGCTGTAGATGTCTGATTTCTCAGAGAATACTCCAGTCCATGCATACTCTGGAGACATATATCCTCTGTGCAAACATCACATAGTTTCACATATGACTATCATGACAAGGGAATTAGTTTATCATGTTATCGAAGAATGGTTCTTACAGAGTTCCCACAACCCTGCGAGTTTTGTCCTGATATTGGCTTCCCTGAAACAACCGAGCCAACCCAAAATCTGATATTTTCGGGTTCATTTTCTCGTCCAGAAGAATGTTGCTAACCTTCAGGTCTCTGTGAATTACTCTGAGGCGTGAGTCACGGTGGAGATAGAGAAGTCCACGCACAATACCTTGAATGATATCAAATCTCTTTGGCCAATCAAGCTCGAGCCTTTTTCTTGAACCTAAGCAAAAATACCAtgtaaaaactataaaataagCAGTTCCAGAGGAAACCTACAAGAAAGAGGCAAGATGTAACCCACCAAAAACAAAGGTATCAaggcttttgtttttcataaacTCATAAATCAAtagcttttcttttccttcaaCACAGCATCCCAAAACCCGTACCAAGTTTCTGTGTTGGAGTTTTGATATCAGTACTATTTCATTCATGAACTCCTGTTTGCCCTGCTCAGAGCTGCTAGAAAGGCGTTTTACCGCAATTTCCCTTCCATCTTGCAGTTTTCCCTGAAAAAAGTTGCAAATGTCATCTtcagaaaaaacagaaaagaaaaagagcgAATAGGATAAAACGTTTCTCGCCTTGTAAACGGAACCAAAGCCACCATGTCCGAGTTTGTTTGATAGACTGAAATTACTGGTGGCAGTTTGTATGGTATTCATCTCAAAAAATTCTAAACCTGGGACGTCTTGTGATTGCAAATCATTCCTCCATGCATCTTCTGATATATGAGCTGAAATTTGGGTTAGAATTTGTGAGTCAGTGCCAAATGAGCATATTAAGAGTATTTAAAACCAGCCAAAACCAATGTACCAAAGAGAACATAGAAAATTCCGTCAGTTTAGTGTAGATTTGTTGTATTTCACGATATATCGTAAGTTCGTAACAAAGGTAAAAGAGTAATTTTGTTGACAACCAAATGAGTAGATAAACAATCAGAGATTGTTCGATAGCATCAATAATGTTACCGTGatgttttactctgtttctccaAAAACCAAACGTGGCAAAGCCCAAGATCACAAAGAGGGTAAGGCTCACTGTACTAGCAACAATGGTCATCTTGCGCTTATGTACATCTGAAAAATTTAGAACAAGAATTAAACAATAAGTCATGCTTCTATTGAAAACATCAATATCAATGAAGTAGAAGATAtaattgaaaaagataaagaagatcCTTGAATTATCTTCTAATTCATACCTAGCTCAGAATGTGCAAGACGAATGGAAAGAATTTCTCCTCCTGCAGAAAATTGCATTGTGTCCATTAGGTCTTTGCTCCACATTAAGCACCCTATTCCAGGAATATAAGCGAAGGCCAAGCAAGAACAATTGTGGAGGCAACTTTGGTAGCATCCTTCAGCATCCACAGAATTTGCATATTCATAAAAGTCTGGAGGCTTTATGTTTGGAACAGTATGGAAGACGTTTGCATCTTTGCCAGTAGAGTTTCCTTGACAATGTAGTTCGGTACGCCTCGCACAACCACTTGTCCAGTTTCCTCTTTTCCATTCCTCAATGGATTTAGGAACAAAACCTTTGAAGCATTTACACTTTGGAGGATCTGAGataacacaaaaaccaaaaggcCCACATACGCCGTAAATATCACATGAATTGGCTGGACCCTCGTAGCTTGATTTCCAGTCCAATCCATTATACCGTAACACCTTCATTGATCCCTCTGATGTTAACATTATACGTGAAAGTTTGTAGTCTCTTTCAAAATACGAAAAGTATCCTGACCCATTTACATCCTGATGTAGGCTGAATGGACTAGTATATGATTCATCCATCTGTGGTATCCCGGTATACCTTGTTTTAGCCCATGGACCGGTTCTATAATAAGGGGTCGAGCCTCGCATAACAAACCCCTGTGATGGCACTTGCGGTGTGATCTGAACCCAAAAGTCACCAGGCGATGGATCAGTATAACTTTTCCAAGAACTCAACCCTCGCTTCTCACCGGTGACGAGATTATACATCATAGTTGAGAGAGGGAGTAGAGTATTACCAAGGTGCTCAAAGCTTTCCCATAGAGTTCTTCCTGTAACGTTGTCTTTGACCATTAGATTTCCATAGTCGGAAAGCTCTGCATGAGATCCCTTAGATGCAGAAATTTCTCCAGTGGACCACACGACGTCATGTTTGCCATTAATTAACAGAAGACTTCCACTGCTGCTGATAACTAAATTTGCTGCAGAGTCTGTAACAGGCTTTTCTCTATTGGCCACCCAAACAACCACCCGGGGAATGATTCCCTTGAACCAGATTCCAACATACTGATTTTGGGAGTTATTAAAACTGAAGAACCCCAGTTCATACACTCCATTAGAGGAGCTGAGAGTTTGTCCTATAGACAAAGGACTCTCTTTTGTTATCTCTGCATAgctaaaacttataaataagaGCAACACGATCCTCTTCTTCCccatgtgtatttttttttctctaataacTAAGAAACGAACATATAACAAGACAAAGAAAGCCAAGTGAAGAAACACTCagggattttttttcttcgaggGACTCGTCAAAACTATTTTCAAGCACCTACTATAAACAATGTTGACCAGACCGCACTAATGTTCCAAAATACTCATTTTTCAATGGAAACGTAAATGCCACAAACAAAGTCCAATTTTTTACCCAGTCAATTACGCAACATAGTCATATTTCATGACGTGAACAAGTGAAAGATGTGCAAATTTACTCTCCACCAATCtaaa
This sequence is a window from Arabidopsis thaliana chromosome 1 sequence. Protein-coding genes within it:
- a CDS encoding S-locus lectin protein kinase family protein, producing MGITKESPFSIGQTLSSSNGVYELGFFSLNNSQNQYLGIWFKSIIPQVVVWVANREKPVTDSAANLGISSNGSLLLSNGKHGVVWSTGDIFASNGSRAELTDHGNLVFIDKVSGRTLWQSFEHLGNTLLPTSIMMYNLVAGEKRGLTAWKSYTDPSPGEFVALITPQVPSQGIIMRGSTRYYRTGPWAKTRFTGSPQMDESYTSPFILTQDVNGSGYFSFVERGKPSRMILTSEGTMKVLVHNGMDWESTYEGPANSCDIYGVCGPFGLCVVSIPPKCKCFKGFVPKFAKEWKKGNWTSGCVRRTELHCQGNSSGKDANVFYTVPNIKPPDFYEYANSQNAEECHQNCLHNCSCLAFSYIPGIGCLMWSKDLMDTRQFSAAGELLSIRLARSELDVNKRKMTIVASTVSLTLFVIFGFAAFGFWRCRVEHNAHISNDAWRNFLQSQDVPGLEFFEMNAIQTATNNFSLSNKLGPGGFGSVYKGKLQDGREIAVKRLSSSSGQGKQEFMNEIVLISKLQHRNLVRVLGCCVEGTEKLLIYGFLKNKSLDTFVFDARKKLELDWPKRFEIIEGIARGLLYLHRDSRLRVIHRDLKVSNILLDEKMNPKISDFGLARMFQGTQYQEKTRRVVGTLGYMSPEYAWTGVFSEKSDIYSFGVLLLEIISGKKISSFSYGEEGKALLAYVSKTLCFHAFAEVAKGLLL
- a CDS encoding S-locus lectin protein kinase family protein, whose amino-acid sequence is MGKKRIVFFAYLPFFTIFMSFSFAGITKESPFSIGQTLSSSNGVYELGFFSLNNSQNQYLGIWFKSIIPQVVVWVANREKPVTDSAANLGISSNGSLLLSNGKHGVVWSTGDIFASNGSRAELTDHGNLVFIDKVSGRTLWQSFEHLGNTLLPTSIMMYNLVAGEKRGLTAWKSYTDPSPGEFVALITPQVPSQGIIMRGSTRYYRTGPWAKTRFTGSPQMDESYTSPFILTQDVNGSGYFSFVERGKPSRMILTSEGTMKVLVHNGMDWESTYEGPANSCDIYGVCGPFGLCVVSIPPKCKCFKGFVPKFAKEWKKGNWTSGCVRRTELHCQGNSSGKDANVFYTVPNIKPPDFYEYANSQNAEECHQNCLHNCSCLAFSYIPGIGCLMWSKDLMDTRQFSAAGELLSIRLARSELDVNKRKMTIVASTVSLTLFVIFGFAAFGFWRCRVEHNAHISNDAWRNFLQSQDVPGLEFFEMNAIQTATNNFSLSNKLGPGGFGSVYKGKLQDGREIAVKRLSSSSGQGKQEFMNEIVLISKLQHRNLVRVLGCCVEGTEKLLIYGFLKNKSLDTFVFDARKKLELDWPKRFEIIEGIARGLLYLHRDSRLRVIHRDLKVSNILLDEKMNPKISDFGLARMFQGTQYQEKTRRVVGTLGYMSPEYAWTGVFSEKSDIYSFGVLLLEIISGKKISSFSYGEEGKALLAYAWECWCETREVNFLDQALADSSHPSEVGRCVQIGLLCVQHEPADRPNTLELLSMLTTTSDLPLPKKPTFVVHTRKDESPSNDSMITVNEMTESVIQGR
- a CDS encoding S-locus lectin protein kinase family protein, whose translation is MGITKESPFSIGQTLSSSNGVYELGFFSLNNSQNQYLGIWFKSIIPQVVVWVANREKPVTDSAANLGISSNGSLLLSNGKHGVVWSTGDIFASNGSRAELTDHGNLVFIDKVSGRTLWQSFEHLGNTLLPTSIMMYNLVAGEKRGLTAWKSYTDPSPGEFVALITPQVPSQGIIMRGSTRYYRTGPWAKTRFTGSPQMDESYTSPFILTQDVNGSGYFSFVERGKPSRMILTSEGTMKVLVHNGMDWESTYEGPANSCDIYGVCGPFGLCVVSIPPKCKCFKGFVPKFAKEWKKGNWTSGCVRRTELHCQGNSSGKDANVFYTVPNIKPPDFYEYANSQNAEECHQNCLHNCSCLAFSYIPGIGCLMWSKDLMDTRQFSAAGELLSIRLARSELDVNKRKMTIVASTVSLTLFVIFGFAAFGFWRCRVEHNAHISNDAWRNFLQSQDVPGLEFFEMNAIQTATNNFSLSNKLGPGGFGSVYKGKLQDGREIAVKRLSSSSGQGKQEFMNEIVLISKLQHRNLVRVLGCCVEGTEKLLIYGFLKNKSLDTFVFDARKKLELDWPKRFEIIEGIARGLLYLHRDSRLRVIHRDLKVSNILLDEKMNPKISDFGLARMFQGTQYQEKTRRVVGTLGYMSPEYAWTGVFSEKSDIYSFGVLLLEIISGKKISSFSYGEEGKALLAYAWECWCETREVNFLDQALADSSHPSEVGRCVQIGLLCVQHEPADRPNTLELLSMLTTTSDLPLPKKPTFVVHTRKDESPSNDSMITVNEMTESVIQGR
- a CDS encoding S-locus lectin protein kinase family protein — translated: MGKKRIVFFAYLPFFTIFMSFSFAGITKESPFSIGQTLSSSNGVYELGFFSLNNSQNQYLGIWFKSIIPQVVVWVANREKPVTDSAANLGISSNGSLLLSNGKHGVVWSTGDIFASNGSRAELTDHGNLVFIDKVSGRTLWQSFEHLGNTLLPTSIMMYNLVAGEKRGLTAWKSYTDPSPGEFVALITPQVPSQGIIMRGSTRYYRTGPWAKTRFTGSPQMDESYTSPFILTQDVNGSGYFSFVERGKPSRMILTSEGTMKVLVHNGMDWESTYEGPANSCDIYGVCGPFGLCVVSIPPKCKCFKGFVPKFAKEWKKGNWTSGCVRRTELHCQGNSSGKDANVFYTVPNIKPPDFYEYANSQNAEECHQNCLHNCSCLAFSYIPGIGCLMWSKDLMDTRQFSAAGELLSIRLARSELDVNKRKMTIVASTVSLTLFVIFGFAAFGFWRCRVEHNAHISNDAWRNFLQSQDVPGLEFFEMNAIQTATNNFSLSNKLGPGGFGSVYKGKLQDGREIAVKRLSSSSGQGKQEFMNEIVLISKLQHRNLVRVLGCCVEGTEKLLIYGFLKNKSLDTFVFDARKKLELDWPKRFEIIEGIARGLLYLHRDSRLRVIHRDLKVSNILLDEKMNPKISDFGLARMFQGTQYQEKTRRVVGTLGYMSPEYAWTGVFSEKSDIYSFGVLLLEIISGKKISSFSYGEEGKALLAYVSKTLCFHAFAEVAKGLLL
- a CDS encoding S-locus lectin protein kinase family protein, with the translated sequence MGKKRIVFFAYLPFFTIFMSFSFAGITKESPFSIGQTLSSSNGVYELGFFSLNNSQNQYLGIWFKSIIPQVVVWVANREKPVTDSAANLGISSNGSLLLSNGKHGVVWSTGDIFASNGSRAELTDHGNLVFIDKVSGRTLWQSFEHLGNTLLPTSIMMYNLVAGEKRGLTAWKSYTDPSPGEFVALITPQVPSQGIIMRGSTRYYRTGPWAKTRFTGSPQMDESYTSPFILTQDVNGSGYFSFVERGKPSRMILTSEGTMKVLVHNGMDWESTYEGPANSCDIYGVCGPFGLCVVSIPPKCKCFKGFVPKFAKEWKKGNWTSGCVRRTELHCQGNSSGKDANVFYTVPNIKPPDFYEYANSQNAEECHQNCLHNCSCLAFSYIPGIGCLMWSKDLMDTRQFSAAGELLSIRLARSELDVNKRKMTIVASTVSLTLFVIFGFAAFGFWRCRVEHNAHISNDAWRNFLQSQDVPGLEFFEMNAIQTATNNFSLSNKLGPGGFGSVYKARNGKLQDGREIAVKRLSSSSGQGKQEFMNEIVLISKLQHRNLVRVLGCCVEGTEKLLIYGFLKNKSLDTFVFDARKKLELDWPKRFEIIEGIARGLLYLHRDSRLRVIHRDLKVSNILLDEKMNPKISDFGLARMFQGTQYQEKTRRVVGTLGYMSPEYAWTGVFSEKSDIYSFGVLLLEIISGKKISSFSYGEEGKALLAYVSKTLCFHAFAEVAKGLLL
- a CDS encoding S-locus lectin protein kinase family protein (S-locus lectin protein kinase family protein; FUNCTIONS IN: in 6 functions; INVOLVED IN: protein amino acid phosphorylation, recognition of pollen; LOCATED IN: endomembrane system; CONTAINS InterPro DOMAIN/s: Curculin-like (mannose-binding) lectin (InterPro:IPR001480), PAN-2 domain (InterPro:IPR013227), Apple-like (InterPro:IPR003609), S-locus receptor kinase, C-terminal (InterPro:IPR021820), Serine/threonine-protein kinase domain (InterPro:IPR002290), Serine-threonine/tyrosine-protein kinase (InterPro:IPR001245), Serine/threonine-protein kinase, active site (InterPro:IPR008271), Protein kinase-like domain (InterPro:IPR011009), Protein kinase, catalytic domain (InterPro:IPR000719), S-locus glycoprotein (InterPro:IPR000858), Tyrosine-protein kinase, catalytic domain (InterPro:IPR020635); BEST Arabidopsis thaliana protein match is: S-locus lectin protein kinase family protein (TAIR:AT1G61440.1); Has 120876 Blast hits to 119144 proteins in 4455 species: Archae - 106; Bacteria - 13737; Metazoa - 44590; Fungi - 9940; Plants - 34648; Viruses - 406; Other Eukaryotes - 17449 (source: NCBI BLink).), producing MGKKRIVFFAYLPFFTIFMSFSFAGITKESPFSIGQTLSSSNGVYELGFFSLNNSQNQYLGIWFKSIIPQVVVWVANREKPVTDSAANLGISSNGSLLLSNGKHGVVWSTGDIFASNGSRAELTDHGNLVFIDKVSGRTLWQSFEHLGNTLLPTSIMMYNLVAGEKRGLTAWKSYTDPSPGEFVALITPQVPSQGIIMRGSTRYYRTGPWAKTRFTGSPQMDESYTSPFILTQDVNGSGYFSFVERGKPSRMILTSEGTMKVLVHNGMDWESTYEGPANSCDIYGVCGPFGLCVVSIPPKCKCFKGFVPKFAKEWKKGNWTSGCVRRTELHCQGNSSGKDANVFYTVPNIKPPDFYEYANSQNAEECHQNCLHNCSCLAFSYIPGIGCLMWSKDLMDTRQFSAAGELLSIRLARSELDVNKRKMTIVASTVSLTLFVIFGFAAFGFWRCRVEHNAHISNDAWRNFLQSQDVPGLEFFEMNAIQTATNNFSLSNKLGPGGFGSVYKARNGKLQDGREIAVKRLSSSSGQGKQEFMNEIVLISKLQHRNLVRVLGCCVEGTEKLLIYGFLKNKSLDTFVFDARKKLELDWPKRFEIIEGIARGLLYLHRDSRLRVIHRDLKVSNILLDEKMNPKISDFGLARMFQGTQYQEKTRRVVGTLGYMSPEYAWTGVFSEKSDIYSFGVLLLEIISGKKISSFSYGEEGKALLAYAWECWCETREVNFLDQALADSSHPSEVGRCVQIGLLCVQHEPADRPNTLELLSMLTTTSDLPLPKKPTFVVHTRKDESPSNDSMITVNEMTESVIQGR